The following nucleotide sequence is from uncultured Campylobacter sp..
GGGCTGAGCGCGCTTAAGCAGCCCTGCCGCGTCGAGCTTTTTACCGATAGCGAGTATGTCGTTAAAGCGATAAGCTCCTGGCTCGCAAAGTGGGTCGTTACCGATTTTAAGGGCAAGAAAAACGCGGATCTGTGGCGCAGATACCTTGCGGCGGCGGCGCCTCACGAGATCAAGGCCTCCTGGGTCAAGGGGCATGCGGGTCATCCGCAAAACGAGGAGTGCGATGCTATGGCTCGCGCGGCGGCGGAAGCGATAAGGGGCTAAAATTCTGCGGCGAAGCTTGCGGTTACGCGGATTAAGCATGGATTTGCCCACGTTTGCTTTACGCGTAGAGCCGCTTCGGCGTAAATTTTATCGCCCGAAGCCTGTTTTAGCGCATTTGTTCACGCAATCGAGCTCTCGTATTTGAGGGCAGGCGCGTTTTTGGCGAGGATTAAATTTGCGGCGAGCGAGCTTCGGCGCGGTTTGCGTTAGAATTAGCGGGTACGTTTAAATTTTATTCGTCGCAGATCGTCGCTAGTACGCTTCATTCGCCGCGTTAGCGCAAATTTGGCGCAGGTCCTGCTCGCGTTCGTTTCGCTTGTGCGGGTTTTGTTCGCACCGGATGCCGTTTGCGTGTGAGCCGCTGCTGATTTCGCAAAATTTTATAATAAAGGGTAAAGATGCAAAATTTAGAAAAATTACAAGAAAAACTGGGCTATAAATTTAAAAATTTAACCCACCTCAAAATCGCTCTTACGCACAAAAGCGCCAAAAACGGACATAACAACGAGAGACTGGAATTTTTAGGCGATGCGGTGATGGATCTGATCGTGGGCGAGTATCTTTTCAAAAAATTTAGTAGCGATGAGGGCGATCTGAGCAAGCTGCGCGCCGCACTCGTAAACGAAAGCAGCTTTTCTAAATTTGCAAAATTTTTGGGCATCGGCGAGAACCTGAATATGTCGCTGTCCGAGGAGCGCAACGGCGGGCGCGAGAAACCATCGCTGCTTTCGGACGCGTTTGAGGCGATAATGGGCGCCGTCTATCTTGAGAGCGGGCTGCAAAATACCGCCCGCATCGCGACTGCGATTTTAGAAATCCTCTATCCGCGCATCAGCTTTAACGAGCTCGTGCGAGACTACAAAACCGCGCTGCAAGAGCTCACGCAGGCAAAATTCGGCGTCACGCCCGAATATATCCTTTTAGGCTCGAGCGGCCCCGATCATAAAAAAAGCTTCGAAATGGCGGCGCTTGTTAGCGGCAAGCGGCTCTCATCCGCCGTGGGAGCGAGCAAAAAGGAGGCCGAGCAAAAATGCGCTCAAATCGCGATCGAGCTTTTACAAAACGGCGCCTCGCACGGTACTGGCGCGCAAAATAGTGAGCAAACAGCATGCGGCGACGCACAAAGCGGTGCAAATCGCGCTCAGGACGACAAAAAAGGCTCGCGAAATGGCGACGGACGGGTGCAGGATAGCAAAAAGAGCGACCGCACCGGCGTACCTAGCGGCACGCCGAACACTAAAAGAAGCAATGAGCGAAACAAAAACGCCGAACAAAATGGACGCGATAGCGATCAAGGAGACGCGTTATGAATACCTTCG
It contains:
- the rnhA gene encoding ribonuclease HI — translated: MKSVKLFSDGSCLGNPGAGGWAYILQYGNAIKKASGAEAMTTNNQMELTAAIMGLSALKQPCRVELFTDSEYVVKAISSWLAKWVVTDFKGKKNADLWRRYLAAAAPHEIKASWVKGHAGHPQNEECDAMARAAAEAIRG